From a single Nostoc edaphicum CCNP1411 genomic region:
- a CDS encoding 4a-hydroxytetrahydrobiopterin dehydratase, giving the protein MAQLLTEAEIQEQAKVLSGWTVEDSKLQITRTFKDFIEAIEFVNKLVEPAESAGHHPDIEISYNKVKITLTTHDAGGLTQTDFDVAQAISKIL; this is encoded by the coding sequence ATGGCACAATTACTCACTGAAGCGGAAATTCAAGAACAGGCAAAGGTTCTGTCAGGTTGGACTGTTGAAGACTCTAAGTTGCAGATTACCCGCACCTTCAAAGATTTTATTGAAGCAATTGAATTTGTGAATAAGTTGGTGGAGCCAGCTGAATCAGCAGGACATCATCCAGATATAGAGATTTCCTACAACAAAGTGAAGATTACACTCACAACACATGATGCAGGCGGGCTGACGCAGACAGACTTTGATGTAGCGCAGGCGATTTCCAAAATTCTCTAA
- a CDS encoding ABC transporter ATP-binding protein, protein MAQVGIEVKDLNFSWPNGEKVIKSCSLEVPKGEFWMLLGTNGSGKSTLLKLLAGLLAPESGEIRVLHPVGFVFQNPDHQLVMPTVGADVAFGLVEEKLPPAATRARVEEALGAVNLLTLQRRPIYALSGGQKQRVAIAGAIARRCEVLLLDEPTALLDPDSQLDLVAGVRRLVKSRGITALWVTHRLDELNYCDGAFLLEKGSLVDRGEAQRLKQRLMEVHSEAS, encoded by the coding sequence ATGGCTCAAGTGGGCATTGAGGTCAAGGATTTAAATTTCAGTTGGCCTAATGGAGAGAAAGTTATCAAATCTTGCTCTTTAGAAGTACCCAAGGGTGAGTTTTGGATGCTCTTGGGTACAAATGGCAGCGGAAAATCTACGTTACTGAAACTGCTGGCGGGGTTATTAGCTCCTGAATCTGGCGAAATTAGGGTTTTGCACCCCGTTGGCTTTGTTTTCCAAAATCCAGATCATCAACTAGTGATGCCAACTGTTGGTGCTGATGTGGCTTTTGGATTGGTGGAAGAAAAGTTGCCACCTGCTGCTACCAGAGCCAGGGTTGAGGAGGCGCTAGGGGCGGTGAATTTGCTTACCCTCCAACGACGCCCTATCTATGCACTCTCTGGAGGACAGAAACAGCGAGTAGCGATCGCAGGTGCGATCGCCCGTCGCTGTGAAGTCTTATTATTAGATGAACCCACTGCCTTACTAGATCCAGATAGCCAGTTGGATTTAGTTGCTGGTGTTCGCCGCCTTGTCAAAAGTCGAGGTATTACAGCCCTGTGGGTGACACATCGATTAGATGAGTTAAATTACTGTGACGGTGCTTTTTTGCTAGAAAAAGGCTCTCTGGTGGATAGAGGTGAAGCTCAACGCCTCAAACAACGTCTGATGGAGGTACACAGCGAAGCCTCCTAA
- a CDS encoding class I SAM-dependent methyltransferase, whose translation MTAAVNTNLGLASRLVNGILAIQPLANLAKHQARQMMIKRAERIGVPWTQEVETLQARDWKADLTQVQNPQLSYPDYYVTSFHAYETGNLSWQAAFEVEPAAYAVHAKIWQGAEEAQGDPMLRQSYHNILKNQIANEPQDILDVGCSVGLSSFALQEIYPHTKITGLDLSPYFLAVAHYRAQQRQAKINWLHAQAESTGLPDASFDLVSIFLMCHELPQSATRQIFAEMRRVLRPGGYLAIMDMNPKSEVYQKMPAYILTLLKSTEPYLDEYFALDIEQAIVEAGFQTPTITNNTHRHRTVIAQVSG comes from the coding sequence ATGACTGCTGCTGTAAACACTAATCTTGGTTTAGCTTCCCGCTTGGTAAATGGCATATTGGCAATCCAGCCTTTAGCTAACCTAGCCAAGCATCAAGCTAGACAAATGATGATTAAACGTGCCGAGAGAATTGGTGTACCTTGGACGCAAGAAGTCGAAACACTACAGGCGCGTGATTGGAAGGCTGATTTAACTCAAGTACAAAATCCTCAGCTTTCCTATCCCGATTATTACGTCACCTCATTTCATGCCTACGAAACTGGAAATCTGAGTTGGCAAGCCGCTTTTGAGGTAGAACCTGCTGCTTACGCTGTCCACGCTAAGATTTGGCAGGGCGCTGAAGAAGCGCAAGGCGATCCCATGCTGCGCCAAAGTTACCACAATATCCTGAAAAATCAAATCGCCAATGAGCCACAAGACATCTTAGATGTAGGGTGTAGTGTTGGCTTGAGTAGTTTTGCTCTACAAGAAATTTATCCCCATACCAAAATTACAGGCTTAGACTTATCTCCCTACTTTTTAGCTGTTGCTCATTACCGCGCCCAACAACGCCAAGCTAAAATAAACTGGCTTCATGCCCAAGCTGAATCTACTGGACTACCTGATGCCTCTTTTGATTTAGTTTCGATTTTCCTGATGTGCCATGAATTACCCCAGTCAGCAACCCGACAGATTTTCGCTGAAATGCGGCGTGTGCTACGTCCAGGTGGCTACTTGGCAATCATGGATATGAATCCCAAATCTGAAGTTTACCAGAAAATGCCAGCCTACATTTTGACTTTGCTCAAAAGTACTGAACCGTATTTAGACGAATATTTTGCTTTGGACATTGAGCAAGCTATTGTTGAGGCGGGTTTCCAAACTCCTACTATCACCAACAATACCCACCGTCACCGCACAGTGATTGCTCAGGTGAGTGGTTGA
- the psbD gene encoding photosystem II D2 protein (photosystem q(a) protein), translating to MTIAVGRAPSRGWFDVLDDWLKRDRFVFVGWSGILLFPCAFLALGGWLTGTTFVTSWYTHGLASSYLEGANFLTVAVSTPADSMGHSLLLLWGPEAQGNLTRWFQLGGLWPFVALHGAFGLIGFMLRQFEIARLVGIRPYNALAFSAPIAVFVSVFLMYPLGQSSWFFAPSFGVAAIFRFLLFLQGFHNWTLNPFHMMGVAGVLGGALLCAIHGATVENTLFEDGDGANTFRAFNPTQSEETYSMVTANRFWSQIFGIAFSNKRWLHFFMLFVPVTGLWMSAVGIVGLALNLRAYDFVSQELRAAEDPEFETFYTKNILLNEGIRAWMAPQDQPHEQFVFPEEVLPRGNAL from the coding sequence ATGACCATCGCAGTTGGACGCGCCCCCAGTAGAGGGTGGTTTGACGTTCTAGACGACTGGCTCAAGCGCGATCGCTTCGTATTCGTAGGTTGGTCAGGGATACTATTGTTCCCCTGCGCCTTCCTAGCACTAGGCGGTTGGCTGACCGGCACAACCTTCGTCACCTCTTGGTATACCCACGGGTTAGCCTCCTCTTACCTAGAAGGTGCTAACTTCCTGACAGTGGCAGTATCCACCCCCGCCGACAGCATGGGACATTCCCTATTGCTGTTGTGGGGGCCAGAAGCCCAAGGCAACCTCACCCGTTGGTTTCAATTGGGTGGTTTGTGGCCATTCGTAGCTCTGCACGGAGCCTTTGGTTTGATTGGCTTCATGTTGCGGCAATTTGAAATTGCCCGTCTGGTAGGTATCCGTCCTTATAACGCCCTCGCTTTCTCTGCTCCCATTGCAGTATTCGTCAGCGTATTTCTGATGTACCCCTTGGGACAATCTAGCTGGTTCTTTGCACCCAGCTTTGGCGTCGCGGCAATTTTCCGATTCCTACTATTCTTGCAAGGCTTCCACAACTGGACACTCAACCCCTTCCACATGATGGGCGTTGCGGGTGTATTGGGTGGTGCTCTATTGTGCGCCATTCACGGTGCCACAGTGGAAAACACCTTGTTTGAAGACGGTGATGGTGCTAACACCTTCCGCGCCTTCAATCCTACCCAGTCTGAAGAAACCTACTCAATGGTGACAGCAAACCGTTTCTGGTCACAGATTTTCGGTATTGCTTTCTCTAACAAACGCTGGTTGCACTTCTTCATGTTGTTCGTGCCAGTCACAGGTTTGTGGATGAGTGCCGTCGGCATCGTCGGTTTAGCACTCAACCTGCGGGCTTATGATTTTGTCTCCCAAGAATTACGGGCGGCGGAAGACCCTGAGTTTGAAACCTTCTATACCAAAAACATTTTGCTGAATGAGGGTATCCGCGCTTGGATGGCTCCTCAAGATCAACCCCACGAACAATTTGTATTCCCTGAGGAAGTTCTACCTCGCGGTAACGCTCTCTAA
- a CDS encoding NYN domain-containing protein has protein sequence MPRSLLQAVLLVDGYNIIGAWPCLKKTRDSVGLEAARGELVEAMTGYSAFQGYTTQIVFDAQYQNTSSNKEIITELLSVYYTDFGQTADTYIEKSCASFRQQIAQSLISRVIVATSDRAQQLMIQGYGAEWLSAQQLCGEVEATVCRMRQKYHTRKQSKSRFLANAIDAKARQRLSELRMGLQ, from the coding sequence ATGCCCCGTTCCTTACTCCAAGCCGTTTTGTTAGTGGACGGCTACAATATAATAGGTGCTTGGCCTTGCCTTAAAAAAACGCGTGATAGTGTTGGATTAGAGGCCGCACGGGGCGAACTTGTGGAAGCAATGACCGGTTATAGTGCGTTTCAAGGTTACACAACTCAGATAGTTTTTGATGCCCAATATCAGAACACCTCTAGTAATAAAGAAATTATTACTGAGCTTTTATCTGTTTATTACACTGATTTTGGGCAAACAGCAGATACTTATATTGAAAAATCCTGCGCTTCTTTTCGCCAGCAAATAGCTCAATCTTTAATTTCTCGTGTAATTGTTGCTACATCAGATCGGGCACAGCAGTTGATGATACAAGGGTATGGGGCTGAATGGTTGTCGGCACAACAACTCTGTGGTGAAGTGGAAGCTACCGTCTGCCGGATGCGACAAAAGTATCATACGCGCAAACAATCTAAGAGTAGGTTTTTAGCTAATGCGATTGATGCTAAAGCGCGGCAGCGTCTGTCTGAATTACGAATGGGATTACAGTGA
- the mscL gene encoding large conductance mechanosensitive channel protein MscL, whose product MSYKKRLQLTYSVSSMARARRSASGFLRDFQEFALKGSVVDLAIAVIIGTAFSRVITAFVEDVIMPLINPLISVTGKDWRTITIGPGIAIGQFLGAILDFLIIAFILFVAIRALQKFKRQEDVPIQSPLSDPKLAAQERLTGALDRLNQTLESRNNQVL is encoded by the coding sequence ATGTCATATAAAAAAAGACTACAACTAACTTATTCAGTCTCAAGTATGGCAAGAGCAAGAAGAAGTGCAAGTGGCTTTTTAAGAGATTTTCAAGAATTTGCCCTCAAAGGCAGTGTAGTTGACTTAGCGATCGCAGTCATCATCGGTACTGCTTTTAGTCGGGTTATCACCGCCTTTGTTGAGGATGTGATTATGCCATTGATTAACCCCTTAATCAGTGTGACTGGTAAAGACTGGAGAACAATCACTATCGGCCCAGGGATTGCGATCGGTCAGTTTCTCGGCGCAATACTTGACTTTTTAATCATTGCTTTCATCTTATTTGTAGCAATTCGCGCTTTGCAAAAATTCAAGAGACAAGAGGATGTTCCTATTCAATCTCCGTTATCAGATCCTAAGCTTGCAGCTCAGGAAAGACTGACTGGTGCTTTAGATAGGCTCAACCAGACATTAGAATCTCGGAATAATCAAGTTTTGTGA
- a CDS encoding DUF3352 domain-containing protein encodes MPESKSKFLIPAIGAAVVVVAGSIATYTYFKGPSGSSSDALGSAKVVPSTALMATYITTDTEAWAKLQQFGTPEAQKLVAKNLENFNKQMFRDGNVSYEKDIKPWAGGVMIAVLPPNPVKPAQFNVPSGAPNLPTNLQQEQNILIVVGIKDKLSALNFANKLKSQKGVKFQESDYQGQKIVETTENGKPTYSVVLNNSHLVLAPEKQAVEKAIDTFKGQSSFASKEGASNILKGVDVKNSLAQIYVPDYAGMVQQLAAGNPQVKQLPPQTLTQLKQIKSVVAGIGVDDAGVRVKAIANLDPQLNKFQYQSSPGNIVGKFPTDTFALVSGNGISRGWEALVEQSKDYPEMKQGLEQVRGQLKFVNIDLDKDIFGWMNGEFAFGAIPSNQGVLASVGFGGALVFDTSDRKTAEATLTKLDTLAKTQQINVANRNIGGKDVTEWQIPRQGALLAHGWLDQDTVFVAVGGPVADAVADGKNSSLDNSDAFKAVTSSLQKPNGGYFYLDMDKTKTVPLINSFISSNPDTITILSSVRGIGFTSTSPDKSTSELEMLLALKPTAK; translated from the coding sequence ATGCCTGAAAGTAAATCAAAGTTTCTCATTCCTGCTATTGGTGCTGCTGTAGTTGTTGTAGCAGGAAGTATAGCAACTTATACGTATTTTAAAGGCCCATCAGGAAGTAGTTCAGACGCTTTAGGTAGTGCTAAAGTAGTACCTTCAACAGCATTGATGGCAACTTATATTACTACTGACACTGAAGCTTGGGCAAAATTACAGCAGTTTGGCACTCCAGAAGCACAAAAATTAGTGGCAAAAAATCTGGAAAATTTCAATAAGCAAATGTTCCGTGACGGTAACGTTTCTTATGAAAAAGACATAAAGCCTTGGGCTGGTGGTGTCATGATTGCTGTACTACCACCAAATCCTGTGAAACCTGCACAGTTCAACGTCCCCTCTGGGGCACCTAATCTACCAACAAATTTACAGCAGGAACAGAATATCCTCATAGTGGTGGGAATCAAAGACAAGCTGAGTGCCTTGAATTTTGCTAACAAATTGAAGTCACAAAAAGGGGTGAAATTCCAGGAATCTGACTATCAAGGTCAAAAAATTGTCGAAACTACAGAAAATGGCAAGCCTACTTATAGCGTAGTTTTAAATAATAGTCACTTAGTATTAGCGCCTGAAAAACAAGCTGTAGAAAAAGCAATTGATACCTTTAAGGGACAGTCTTCTTTTGCCAGTAAAGAAGGTGCAAGCAATATTCTTAAAGGAGTGGATGTCAAAAACAGCCTTGCCCAAATTTATGTACCAGACTATGCAGGGATGGTACAGCAATTAGCAGCCGGAAATCCCCAGGTAAAGCAGTTACCTCCACAAACCTTGACACAACTAAAGCAGATAAAATCTGTGGTGGCGGGTATTGGTGTCGATGATGCAGGAGTGCGGGTAAAAGCGATCGCTAATTTAGATCCGCAACTAAATAAATTTCAGTATCAATCAAGTCCTGGGAATATAGTCGGGAAATTTCCCACTGATACCTTTGCTTTGGTTAGCGGAAATGGCATCAGCCGTGGCTGGGAAGCACTAGTAGAACAGTCAAAAGATTATCCAGAAATGAAGCAAGGTCTTGAACAGGTACGAGGACAACTGAAATTTGTCAATATAGACCTGGATAAGGATATTTTTGGCTGGATGAATGGGGAATTTGCCTTTGGTGCGATTCCATCAAATCAAGGAGTATTAGCAAGTGTTGGTTTTGGGGGTGCTTTAGTATTTGATACTAGCGATCGCAAAACTGCCGAAGCCACCTTAACAAAATTGGATACCCTCGCCAAAACCCAGCAAATTAACGTAGCTAACAGAAATATCGGTGGTAAAGATGTAACTGAATGGCAAATCCCCCGACAAGGAGCTTTATTGGCACATGGTTGGCTGGATCAAGATACCGTATTTGTAGCTGTTGGTGGCCCTGTTGCTGACGCAGTTGCCGATGGCAAGAATTCATCTCTCGACAATAGTGACGCTTTCAAAGCCGTTACTAGTTCTTTGCAAAAGCCCAACGGTGGCTATTTTTACTTAGATATGGATAAAACTAAAACTGTACCCCTGATTAATAGTTTTATCTCGTCTAACCCCGATACCATAACCATCCTGAGTTCTGTTCGTGGTATTGGTTTTACCTCTACTAGCCCTGATAAATCTACTAGTGAATTGGAGATGTTGTTAGCTCTCAAGCCTACTGCGAAGTAG
- a CDS encoding PrsW family intramembrane metalloprotease produces MVDLSIVLWAAIPPLLLLGYYYYRIPFAPPLLRLLMFFIIGAICGILALSLEWIFEIVANRFVDWHQIKRSLPGTALRQLVEIGPIEEGCKLAAVVVPTYYLQRKYRLLPSTVFLFTIAVALGFTAEENWIYLFHGTASIPDRIIGTPVHAMFSAPWGYALGIYISSHTRLNRDKKFIFRAWLNSVICHALVNVLSIAWGYSLPLRFLSYGLFPFLLWMFWRLEQLLRKVQGKPVITLISDRTIQRRYWQRSLVLFALVLGGNAIFGLFLLARKITPLSPSKLFDTYILWFIFSRFLLNLFFGVLAWGIYRYLRHSARRRYF; encoded by the coding sequence GTGGTTGATTTATCTATAGTATTGTGGGCAGCAATACCACCCTTGCTGCTATTAGGCTACTACTACTATCGGATACCATTTGCCCCGCCTCTGTTGAGATTGCTGATGTTCTTTATCATCGGGGCAATATGTGGTATTTTAGCCCTTAGCCTAGAATGGATTTTTGAAATTGTAGCTAACAGGTTTGTAGACTGGCATCAGATTAAGCGATCGCTTCCTGGTACAGCCTTGCGGCAGCTTGTGGAAATAGGCCCAATTGAAGAAGGCTGCAAGTTGGCTGCGGTTGTTGTCCCAACCTACTATCTGCAACGCAAGTATCGATTACTTCCCTCTACTGTTTTCCTCTTTACCATAGCCGTTGCCCTTGGATTCACTGCCGAAGAGAACTGGATTTACCTTTTTCATGGTACAGCATCAATTCCTGACCGGATTATTGGTACGCCAGTCCACGCGATGTTCTCTGCACCTTGGGGATACGCATTAGGAATCTATATTTCCTCCCACACTCGGTTAAATCGAGACAAGAAGTTCATTTTTCGGGCTTGGCTAAATTCTGTAATATGTCATGCCCTAGTGAATGTTCTATCTATTGCTTGGGGTTACTCATTACCCCTACGTTTCCTAAGTTATGGTTTATTTCCATTTCTGTTGTGGATGTTTTGGCGACTGGAACAATTACTGCGAAAAGTGCAAGGTAAACCTGTAATTACCCTAATTTCAGACCGTACAATCCAACGCCGTTATTGGCAAAGGAGTTTAGTGCTTTTTGCCCTTGTGCTGGGTGGAAATGCTATTTTTGGTCTGTTTCTCTTAGCCAGGAAAATTACTCCTTTGAGTCCGTCAAAGCTTTTTGACACTTATATTTTGTGGTTTATATTTAGTCGGTTTTTACTAAATCTCTTTTTTGGAGTTTTAGCTTGGGGCATTTATCGCTATTTGCGACATTCCGCCCGTCGTCGGTATTTTTAA